The Litchfieldia alkalitelluris genome has a window encoding:
- a CDS encoding G5 and 3D domain-containing protein, with product MLKNMKKLLSESMNKKRFIVSVSSLLTLTAAGTAYGAYEVTKETVTLSLDGEEQVIRTHANTVDEVLADFEIELREEDHLSHSLDAKIENNMNIVWEAAVPVHIAIGDEQEKIWTTLDTVNDLLEFKEIDINEHDVVTPNLETEIATGLEINIEKAFELTLNVGGKKQQVWSTSTTVADFLKNQNITLGKLDRVEPEVDQEIVKDSIVNVIRVEKVTDVVEEPVSYAVVTKKDDTLEKGREKIVNAGKEGKIAKHYEVILENGKEVSRELLETKTVSESINRIVAVGTKVVQQKQVSRGNDSVAKEFYVSSTAYTAYCSGCSGITSTGINLKANPNMKVIAVDPSVIPLGTKVYVEGYGYAIAGDTGSSIRGNKIDVFFPEKSQAYRWGSKKVKIKILN from the coding sequence GTGTTAAAAAACATGAAAAAGCTGTTATCCGAGTCAATGAACAAAAAGAGATTCATAGTCTCAGTTAGTAGTTTACTAACCTTAACCGCTGCTGGTACAGCTTACGGCGCATATGAGGTTACCAAAGAAACAGTAACATTATCGTTAGATGGCGAAGAACAGGTCATAAGGACGCACGCAAACACAGTGGATGAAGTCTTAGCGGATTTTGAAATTGAGTTGCGAGAGGAGGATCATCTATCCCATTCTCTAGATGCCAAAATCGAAAACAATATGAACATTGTATGGGAAGCTGCTGTTCCAGTACATATTGCTATTGGTGATGAACAAGAGAAGATATGGACAACGCTAGATACGGTAAACGATTTACTTGAATTTAAAGAGATTGATATAAATGAACATGATGTTGTTACACCTAATCTTGAAACAGAGATTGCAACGGGACTTGAAATCAATATCGAAAAAGCATTCGAATTAACATTGAATGTTGGCGGTAAGAAACAACAAGTTTGGTCAACTTCGACTACTGTCGCTGACTTTTTGAAAAATCAAAACATCACACTTGGAAAATTGGATCGTGTAGAACCAGAAGTGGATCAAGAGATTGTAAAAGATAGTATAGTGAACGTCATCCGTGTAGAAAAAGTCACCGATGTAGTGGAAGAACCGGTTTCATATGCTGTAGTTACCAAAAAAGATGATACCCTCGAAAAAGGAAGAGAGAAAATCGTAAATGCTGGTAAAGAAGGTAAAATTGCCAAACATTACGAGGTAATCTTGGAAAATGGTAAAGAGGTTTCTCGAGAATTACTCGAAACAAAAACAGTAAGTGAAAGCATTAATAGAATAGTTGCTGTTGGAACAAAGGTCGTTCAACAAAAGCAAGTATCACGTGGTAATGATTCAGTCGCAAAAGAATTTTATGTATCTTCCACAGCATATACAGCGTATTGTAGCGGATGTTCCGGTATTACTAGCACAGGAATTAACTTAAAGGCAAATCCTAATATGAAAGTCATTGCCGTTGATCCAAGTGTAATCCCATTAGGAACAAAGGTGTATGTAGAAGGATACGGATATGCCATTGCAGGTGATACAGGTTCAAGCATAAGAGGAAATAAGATTGATGTCTTCTTCCCAGAAAAGTCACAGGCATATCGATGGGGTTCTAAAAAAGTAAAAATCAAAATTCTTAACTAG
- the rnmV gene encoding ribonuclease M5 — translation MIIKEIIVVEGKDDTTAIKRAVRADTIETNGSAVNETTIEKIKLAQRVRGVIIFTDPDYPGERIRNIVSEAVPGCKHAFLPKDEAIAKKGKGLGVEHASVKAIREALSSVQEEMEEPSIEIEFQDLVDAGLIGGAGSKERREKLGTILKIGYTNGKQLHRRLRMFKITQETFSEALKDVLQGDLQK, via the coding sequence ATGATAATTAAAGAAATCATAGTTGTTGAAGGTAAAGATGATACAACAGCCATTAAAAGGGCAGTGAGAGCTGATACCATTGAGACAAATGGTTCAGCGGTAAATGAGACTACTATTGAGAAAATTAAATTAGCACAGAGGGTAAGAGGTGTTATTATCTTTACAGACCCTGATTATCCTGGGGAACGAATACGAAATATTGTATCTGAGGCAGTTCCGGGCTGTAAACACGCCTTTTTACCAAAGGATGAGGCAATTGCTAAGAAAGGTAAGGGACTAGGTGTTGAGCATGCTTCTGTTAAAGCGATAAGAGAGGCATTAAGTTCCGTGCAAGAGGAAATGGAGGAGCCCTCCATTGAAATCGAATTTCAAGACTTAGTCGATGCAGGCTTAATAGGTGGTGCCGGGTCGAAAGAAAGAAGAGAAAAACTCGGAACAATCTTAAAAATTGGGTATACTAATGGGAAACAACTACACAGAAGGTTACGGATGTTTAAAATAACACAAGAAACCTTTTCAGAGGCGTTAAAAGATGTGTTACAGGGGGATTTACAGAAGTGA
- the ispE gene encoding 4-(cytidine 5'-diphospho)-2-C-methyl-D-erythritol kinase, with protein MKLLVKAPAKINLALDVLGKRNDGYHEVKMIMTTIDLADRIELVELEEDAIKIISHSRFVPDDNRNLAFQAANLLKKRFNVKKGVAISIMKAIPVAAGLAGGSSDAAATLRGLNKLWDLKLTIDELAEIGSEIGSDVSFCVYGGTAVATGRGEKIQHIEAPPHCWVILAKPTIGVSTADVYKNLSLEDIKHPDVDGMVEAIKGQNYFKICDLVGNVLEDVTLKLYPEVAHIKEQMKKFGADAVLMSGSGPTVFGLVQHESRMQRIYNGLRGFCEHVYAVRLIGERNTLE; from the coding sequence ATGAAATTATTAGTAAAGGCTCCGGCAAAAATAAATCTGGCTTTAGATGTCCTTGGAAAGAGGAATGATGGTTATCATGAGGTTAAGATGATTATGACTACCATTGACCTAGCAGACCGGATTGAACTTGTTGAGCTTGAAGAAGATGCCATTAAGATTATTTCCCATAGTCGTTTTGTCCCGGATGATAATCGGAATCTTGCATTCCAAGCGGCAAACTTATTAAAGAAACGCTTTAATGTTAAAAAAGGAGTTGCCATTTCAATTATGAAGGCTATTCCAGTTGCTGCTGGGCTTGCAGGTGGAAGTAGTGATGCAGCTGCAACATTAAGAGGCTTGAATAAGTTATGGGATTTAAAGTTAACGATCGATGAATTAGCGGAAATTGGCTCGGAAATTGGTTCTGATGTTTCTTTTTGTGTATATGGTGGAACAGCTGTAGCTACCGGGCGTGGAGAAAAGATTCAGCATATTGAGGCACCACCCCATTGCTGGGTCATTCTTGCTAAGCCTACCATAGGTGTATCAACAGCAGATGTTTATAAAAATCTATCGCTTGAAGATATAAAACATCCGGATGTTGATGGAATGGTTGAAGCAATAAAAGGGCAAAATTATTTTAAAATATGTGATCTTGTTGGAAATGTATTAGAAGATGTAACCTTGAAATTATATCCGGAAGTAGCACATATTAAAGAACAGATGAAAAAGTTTGGAGCAGATGCAGTTCTTATGAGTGGTAGTGGTCCAACCGTATTTGGATTAGTCCAACATGAGTCAAGGATGCAACGTATTTATAATGGGTTAAGAGGTTTTTGTGAACATGTATATGCTGTTAGATTAATTGGAGAACGAAATACTCTTGAATAA
- a CDS encoding RidA family protein: MKIVQTELAPQAIGPYSQGIIVNNMFYSSGQIPLTADGELITGGVQEQTEQVFKNLKAVLTEAGASFESVVKATVFIKDMNDFAAINEVYGKYFSVHKPARSCVEVARLPKDVLVEIEVIALVK, translated from the coding sequence ATGAAAATCGTACAAACTGAATTAGCTCCCCAGGCAATTGGGCCATATTCACAAGGTATTATTGTAAATAATATGTTTTATAGCTCTGGTCAGATTCCTCTAACGGCTGATGGAGAATTAATTACTGGTGGAGTTCAGGAGCAAACTGAACAAGTATTCAAAAATCTTAAAGCAGTGTTAACAGAAGCGGGTGCATCTTTTGAATCGGTTGTTAAGGCGACTGTGTTTATTAAAGATATGAATGACTTTGCTGCTATTAACGAGGTTTATGGTAAGTATTTCTCTGTACATAAGCCAGCGCGTTCTTGTGTGGAAGTTGCTCGTTTGCCAAAGGATGTACTAGTAGAAATTGAAGTAATCGCTTTAGTAAAATAA
- the pth gene encoding aminoacyl-tRNA hydrolase: protein MKLIVGLGNPGKQYEETRHNVGFKVIDELSDRLNIPIDQSKHKGIYGIGTISGSKVLLLKPLTYMNLSGESIRAVMDYYDIQVEDVLVIYDELDIPTGKIRLRQKGSAGGHNGIKSTIAHIGTQEFKRIRIGIDRPQNGMRVPDYVLGRFFKEESELIKEAIDRSASACEKWLDTPFLQVMNEFNA, encoded by the coding sequence ATGAAATTAATTGTTGGCCTTGGTAATCCAGGAAAGCAATATGAAGAAACAAGGCATAATGTTGGGTTTAAGGTGATCGATGAATTATCAGATCGACTGAATATCCCAATAGACCAGTCTAAACATAAAGGAATCTATGGTATTGGAACAATATCAGGTAGTAAGGTTCTACTTTTAAAGCCACTTACATATATGAATTTATCAGGGGAGTCTATTAGAGCTGTGATGGATTACTACGATATTCAGGTAGAAGATGTATTGGTCATTTATGATGAGCTTGATATTCCAACTGGTAAAATTCGTTTGCGACAAAAAGGAAGTGCTGGAGGCCATAATGGGATTAAGTCAACGATTGCCCATATAGGTACGCAAGAGTTTAAGCGAATTCGAATTGGAATTGATCGTCCTCAAAATGGGATGAGAGTACCAGACTATGTATTAGGAAGATTTTTTAAAGAAGAAAGTGAATTAATTAAAGAAGCAATCGATCGCTCAGCAAGCGCATGTGAAAAGTGGTTAGATACACCATTTTTACAAGTTATGAATGAATTTAATGCTTAA
- the veg gene encoding biofilm formation stimulator Veg, whose translation MGKTLLDIKKNLDFNLGKRLTLKANGGRRKTIERSGVLAETYPSVFVIELDQDENSFERVSYSYADVLTETVQLTFFDETTGSLAIGGQ comes from the coding sequence ATGGGTAAAACGTTGCTGGACATTAAAAAGAATTTAGATTTTAATCTTGGCAAACGATTAACATTAAAAGCAAATGGTGGTCGGAGAAAGACGATTGAGCGCTCAGGAGTGCTTGCTGAAACATATCCCTCAGTATTTGTGATAGAACTTGATCAGGATGAAAATTCATTCGAGAGAGTCTCTTATAGCTATGCAGACGTATTAACAGAAACCGTTCAACTTACATTTTTTGATGAGACAACAGGAAGTTTGGCGATAGGTGGGCAGTAG
- a CDS encoding 50S ribosomal protein L25/general stress protein Ctc produces the protein MVAVLEAKSRSNDKHSKIRKIREEGNIPSVLNGVEKSEPIYVNSIEFLKTIRETGRNGIINLSIDNEQHPVMVHEIQKDPIKNEVVHADFQIVNMTEKVNVEVNIHLVGDAQGVKDGGVLQQPIHQLSVEALPSNIPQAIEIDISTLEVNQTILVSDIRKSGNYEITQDENQVVASILAPRQEEEISTGEEQEEGIPENVEGREEKAPAGE, from the coding sequence ATGGTAGCAGTATTAGAAGCAAAAAGCAGAAGTAATGATAAACACTCTAAAATCCGTAAGATAAGAGAAGAGGGTAATATACCGTCTGTTTTAAATGGTGTTGAAAAAAGTGAGCCTATTTATGTGAATAGCATTGAGTTTTTAAAAACGATTCGTGAGACTGGTAGAAATGGGATCATTAATCTTTCGATTGATAATGAACAACATCCAGTCATGGTACATGAAATCCAAAAGGATCCTATAAAAAACGAAGTTGTTCATGCTGATTTTCAAATAGTAAACATGACTGAAAAGGTAAATGTTGAGGTGAATATCCACCTAGTTGGTGATGCACAAGGTGTGAAGGATGGAGGAGTGTTACAACAACCAATCCATCAGTTATCAGTAGAAGCATTACCATCAAACATTCCACAGGCGATTGAAATCGATATTTCAACTCTTGAGGTCAATCAAACCATCCTGGTATCTGATATCCGGAAATCAGGGAACTATGAAATTACCCAAGATGAAAATCAAGTGGTAGCTTCAATTCTTGCCCCTAGACAAGAAGAAGAAATCAGTACTGGTGAAGAACAAGAAGAAGGAATCCCTGAAAATGTTGAGGGTCGTGAAGAAAAAGCACCAGCAGGTGAATAA
- a CDS encoding ribose-phosphate diphosphokinase: MSKQYIDSSLKIFSLNSNRSLAEEIAKEVGISLGKCSVERFSDGEIQINIDESIRGCDVFVIQSTSGPVNEHIMELLIMIDALKRAAAKTITIVMPYYGYARQDRKARAREPITAKLIANLLETAGATRVITLDLHAPQIQGFFDILIDHLMGVPILAEYFKAKNLEDIVIVSPDHGGVTRTRKLADRLKAPIAIIDKRRPRPNVAEIMNIVGHIEGKTAILIDDIIDTAGTITLAANALIENGAKEVYACCTHPVLSGPAIERIQNSKIKELVITNTIELPEEKKIDKIVELSVAKLISEAIIRVYEDKSVSTLFD; this comes from the coding sequence ATGTCGAAACAATATATAGATTCAAGTTTGAAGATTTTTTCGTTAAATTCTAATCGTAGCTTGGCTGAAGAAATTGCTAAAGAAGTGGGTATTAGCCTAGGAAAATGTTCTGTTGAGCGCTTTAGTGATGGTGAAATACAAATCAATATTGATGAAAGTATCCGTGGGTGTGATGTGTTTGTTATACAGTCAACTAGTGGTCCTGTTAATGAACATATTATGGAATTATTAATTATGATTGATGCATTAAAACGTGCTGCTGCAAAAACAATCACGATTGTAATGCCGTATTATGGATATGCTCGTCAAGATCGTAAAGCTCGTGCGAGAGAGCCGATTACTGCAAAGTTAATTGCAAACCTTTTAGAAACAGCTGGAGCAACTCGTGTTATTACACTAGATTTACACGCCCCACAGATCCAAGGATTTTTTGATATCCTTATTGATCATTTAATGGGTGTACCGATTTTGGCAGAGTACTTCAAAGCGAAAAACCTAGAGGATATCGTTATTGTATCTCCAGACCATGGTGGAGTAACTAGAACTCGTAAATTAGCTGATCGATTAAAAGCACCAATTGCAATTATTGATAAACGCCGTCCGCGTCCGAATGTTGCTGAAATCATGAATATTGTTGGACATATTGAAGGGAAAACAGCGATTCTTATTGATGATATCATTGATACAGCTGGAACAATCACACTTGCTGCTAATGCGTTAATAGAAAATGGTGCGAAGGAAGTATATGCATGTTGTACACATCCAGTATTATCTGGTCCTGCTATTGAACGTATTCAGAATTCAAAAATTAAAGAGCTTGTGATAACCAATACAATTGAGTTACCAGAAGAGAAGAAAATTGATAAAATTGTTGAGCTGTCTGTAGCAAAATTAATTAGTGAGGCAATTATTCGAGTGTATGAAGATAAATCTGTAAGTACACTTTTTGATTAA
- a CDS encoding anti-sigma-F factor Fin family protein, protein MALHYFCRHCGVKVGSLDQMTLSSDHLGFQQLTDDERLDMITYESTGDIHVKTICEDCQEALERNPDLHQYESFIQ, encoded by the coding sequence ATGGCACTCCATTATTTTTGCCGTCACTGCGGAGTAAAGGTCGGGAGTCTTGATCAAATGACACTATCAAGTGATCATTTAGGCTTTCAACAGTTAACAGATGATGAAAGACTCGACATGATTACATATGAATCTACAGGTGATATTCATGTGAAAACCATTTGTGAAGATTGTCAGGAAGCTTTAGAACGCAATCCTGATTTGCACCAATATGAAAGTTTTATTCAATAA
- the purR gene encoding pur operon repressor → MKFRRSSRLVDMTNYLLEHPQHLVSLSYFADRYDSAKSSISEDLTIIKQTFEQQGIGTLLTVAGAAGGVRFIPNIGEKEAREFIELLCGQIANPDRLLPGGYLYLTDILGNPKLVNQVGKLFASVYSNRKIDVVMTVATKGIPLAYAVASYLNVPVVIVRRDSKVTEGSTVSINYVSGSTKRIQTMVLAKRSLNEGSNVLIIDDFMKAGGTINGMISILEEFNANVAGIGVLVESEEIEERLVDEYISIVKLTNVDVKEKQINVNQGNYFKFLKSNEVFNIDDIDMEE, encoded by the coding sequence ATGAAGTTTCGTCGGAGCAGCAGACTTGTAGATATGACGAATTATCTACTGGAACACCCTCAGCATTTAGTATCTCTTTCCTATTTTGCTGACAGATATGATTCGGCCAAATCATCAATAAGTGAAGATTTAACAATTATAAAGCAAACATTTGAGCAACAAGGAATAGGTACTTTGTTAACAGTCGCTGGTGCAGCAGGAGGGGTTCGTTTTATACCCAATATCGGCGAGAAAGAAGCGAGAGAGTTCATCGAGCTGCTTTGTGGGCAAATTGCAAACCCAGATCGTTTACTACCAGGTGGTTATCTTTATTTAACCGACATACTTGGAAATCCGAAATTGGTCAATCAAGTAGGAAAACTTTTTGCTTCTGTATATAGTAACCGTAAAATTGACGTGGTAATGACGGTAGCAACAAAAGGGATACCATTAGCTTATGCAGTGGCTAGCTATTTAAATGTACCTGTTGTCATTGTAAGACGTGATAGTAAAGTCACAGAAGGCTCAACGGTGAGTATTAACTATGTATCTGGCTCAACCAAAAGAATTCAAACCATGGTATTAGCTAAAAGAAGTCTGAATGAGGGGTCAAACGTGCTAATCATTGATGACTTTATGAAAGCAGGCGGAACAATTAATGGAATGATTAGTATTCTTGAAGAGTTTAATGCAAATGTTGCTGGAATTGGTGTGTTGGTTGAATCTGAGGAAATCGAAGAACGACTAGTTGATGAGTATATATCTATCGTGAAACTAACGAATGTTGATGTGAAAGAAAAACAAATCAATGTAAACCAAGGTAACTATTTTAAATTTCTAAAGAGTAACGAAGTTTTCAATATTGATGATATAGATATGGAGGAATAG
- the spoVG gene encoding septation regulator SpoVG, with protein sequence MEVTDVRLRRVNTEGRMRAIASITLDHEFVVHDIRVIDGNNGLFVAMPSKRTPDGEFRDIAHPINSSTRGKIQDAVLAEYHRLGELEVEFEEAGAS encoded by the coding sequence ATGGAAGTAACTGACGTAAGATTACGCCGCGTGAATACCGAAGGCCGTATGAGAGCAATTGCTTCAATTACTTTAGATCATGAGTTTGTTGTACATGATATCCGTGTAATTGATGGAAACAATGGCTTATTTGTTGCAATGCCAAGTAAGCGCACTCCTGATGGAGAGTTTAGAGATATTGCCCATCCAATTAATTCTAGTACAAGAGGAAAGATTCAAGATGCTGTACTAGCCGAGTATCACCGTTTAGGAGAATTAGAAGTTGAGTTTGAAGAAGCTGGTGCTTCTTAA
- the rsmA gene encoding 16S rRNA (adenine(1518)-N(6)/adenine(1519)-N(6))-dimethyltransferase RsmA → MNKDIATPLRTKAILEKYGFSFKKSLGQNFLIDTNILNRIVDHAEIGENSGAIEIGPGIGALTEQLAKRAKKVVAFEIDQRLLPILSDTMSPYPHVEIIHSDILKADVREVLDKKMDNVEDLMVVANLPYYVTTPIIMKLLEEQLPIRGMVVMLQKEVAERISAKPGTKEYGSLSIAVQYYTEAEVVMIVPKTVFVPQPNVDSAVIRLLKRDKPAVEVKNEEFFFEIVRASFSQRRKTILNNLTSSLQDGKSKKEIIEKCLSEANIDPQRRGETLSIAEFGRLSDELLDRFNLKS, encoded by the coding sequence GTGAATAAAGATATTGCTACACCGCTAAGAACAAAGGCAATTTTAGAAAAGTACGGCTTCTCCTTTAAGAAAAGTTTAGGGCAGAATTTTTTAATTGATACTAATATCCTAAATCGAATCGTTGATCATGCAGAAATCGGAGAAAACTCCGGAGCGATTGAAATAGGTCCTGGGATTGGTGCATTAACGGAACAATTAGCAAAAAGAGCAAAAAAAGTAGTTGCTTTTGAAATTGATCAACGTCTATTACCAATTTTATCAGATACCATGTCACCATATCCGCATGTCGAAATTATCCACAGTGATATCCTTAAAGCGGATGTAAGAGAAGTATTGGATAAAAAGATGGATAACGTAGAAGATTTAATGGTCGTTGCGAATCTTCCTTATTATGTAACAACCCCTATTATCATGAAATTACTTGAAGAGCAATTACCTATTAGGGGAATGGTTGTCATGCTTCAAAAAGAGGTGGCAGAGCGAATATCAGCTAAACCAGGTACAAAGGAATATGGATCACTATCTATCGCTGTTCAGTACTATACGGAGGCAGAGGTGGTAATGATTGTTCCTAAAACCGTCTTTGTTCCACAACCTAATGTTGATTCCGCGGTGATTCGTCTATTAAAAAGAGACAAGCCAGCAGTTGAGGTAAAGAATGAGGAATTTTTCTTTGAAATTGTACGGGCTTCATTTTCTCAACGAAGAAAAACAATATTAAATAACCTGACGAGTAGCCTTCAAGATGGTAAATCAAAGAAAGAAATCATTGAAAAATGCCTAAGTGAAGCAAATATTGATCCCCAAAGAAGAGGGGAAACATTGTCTATAGCAGAATTTGGAAGGCTAAGTGATGAGTTGTTAGATAGGTTTAATCTTAAATCGTAA
- a CDS encoding small, acid-soluble spore protein, alpha/beta type, with translation MSRRKGLMSHSFKEELAKDLGFYSTVQKEGWSAIKANDAGNMVKRAIQIAQEQLANNGKTNS, from the coding sequence ATGAGTAGACGGAAAGGACTAATGTCCCATTCCTTCAAAGAGGAGTTAGCAAAAGATTTAGGGTTTTATTCAACTGTCCAAAAAGAAGGATGGAGTGCCATTAAAGCTAATGATGCTGGAAACATGGTTAAAAGGGCCATTCAAATTGCCCAAGAGCAATTGGCTAATAACGGGAAAACAAATTCCTAA
- the glmU gene encoding bifunctional UDP-N-acetylglucosamine diphosphorylase/glucosamine-1-phosphate N-acetyltransferase GlmU, translated as MTKRFAVILAAGQGTRMKSKLYKVLHPVCGKPMVQHVVDQVSAVSVEKLVTIIGHGAEKVKSQLGNASEYALQEEQLGTAHAVIQAAPILEGEEGVTLVVCGDTPLITTETMEQLLKHHENTSAKATILTARAEDPTGYGRVVRGSEGNVEKIVEHKDANQSERLIQEINTGTYCFDNRFLFDSLKKVSNDNVQGEFYLPDVIEILKNQGEIVTAYQTSNFEETLGVNDRYALSQAEKIMQLRINKKHMLNGVTIVDSNNTYISTDAVIGQDTVVLPGTVITGNTDIAANCQIGPHTEINDCKIGERTIIRQSVAHNSNIGNDVNIGPFAHIRPDSMIHDEVKIGNFVEIKKAVFGHGSKASHLSYIGDAEVGADVNIGCGTITVNYDGKKKYLTKIEDGAFIGCNSNLIAPVTVGKGAYVAAGSTINQDVPGNALSIARARQVNKEDYADKFK; from the coding sequence ATGACAAAACGGTTTGCAGTGATATTAGCCGCAGGACAAGGAACAAGAATGAAGTCTAAATTATATAAAGTGTTACACCCAGTTTGTGGAAAGCCAATGGTACAACATGTTGTGGATCAAGTGTCAGCAGTGTCTGTAGAAAAGCTTGTGACAATTATCGGTCATGGCGCTGAAAAAGTAAAATCTCAACTTGGCAATGCAAGTGAGTATGCGCTTCAAGAAGAACAACTTGGTACCGCACACGCTGTTATTCAAGCTGCACCTATTCTAGAAGGAGAAGAAGGGGTAACTTTAGTTGTATGTGGTGATACACCTCTAATTACTACAGAAACTATGGAGCAATTACTGAAGCATCATGAAAATACTTCAGCGAAAGCTACAATTCTGACTGCTCGTGCAGAGGACCCAACAGGTTATGGAAGAGTTGTTAGAGGTTCGGAAGGTAATGTCGAAAAAATTGTCGAACATAAAGATGCTAACCAGAGTGAGCGTTTGATTCAGGAAATTAATACAGGTACATATTGTTTTGATAATCGTTTTTTATTTGATTCTTTAAAAAAGGTTTCTAATGATAATGTGCAAGGTGAATTTTATTTACCTGATGTAATCGAAATCTTAAAGAATCAGGGTGAAATCGTTACCGCATATCAAACAAGCAACTTTGAAGAAACACTTGGTGTAAATGATCGGTATGCGTTAAGTCAAGCGGAAAAAATCATGCAATTACGTATAAATAAAAAGCACATGCTGAATGGAGTAACAATTGTTGACTCAAACAACACGTATATTTCAACTGATGCTGTGATTGGTCAGGATACTGTAGTACTTCCCGGAACAGTAATCACAGGGAACACTGATATTGCAGCAAATTGCCAAATTGGGCCTCATACAGAAATTAATGATTGTAAGATTGGAGAAAGAACGATTATCCGTCAGTCAGTTGCGCATAATAGCAATATCGGAAATGATGTTAATATTGGACCATTTGCCCACATTCGTCCAGACTCTATGATTCATGATGAAGTGAAGATAGGAAATTTTGTTGAGATTAAAAAAGCTGTCTTTGGTCATGGAAGCAAGGCGTCCCATCTAAGTTATATCGGTGATGCTGAAGTCGGAGCTGACGTAAATATCGGTTGTGGAACAATAACTGTAAATTATGATGGAAAAAAGAAATATCTTACAAAAATTGAAGATGGAGCATTTATCGGCTGTAATTCAAATTTAATTGCACCTGTAACGGTTGGAAAAGGAGCCTATGTTGCTGCTGGATCAACAATTAATCAGGATGTTCCTGGAAATGCATTATCAATTGCCCGAGCTCGCCAAGTCAATAAAGAAGACTATGCTGATAAATTTAAATAA
- the yabG gene encoding sporulation peptidase YabG, translating into MDIKVGDIVARKSYKGDLLFRVIDIKVIQGNQQMVILYGEDVRLIADAPYQDLMKIDENEKVERKRKEDEIMENSFRLFRQDYHLIRQKNEYNATGGYKNEQDFFQMPGRVLHIDGDPVYLKKCLSLYEKIGVPVYGVHCNEKEMPEKVGELIDRYRPDILVITGHDAYSKSKGKLSELKAYRHSLHFAQTVRQARKKVPHLDQLVIFAGACQSHFESLIRAGANFASSPSRVNIHALDPVYIVAKISFTPFVERVNVWDVLRNTLTGDKGLGGVETRGLLRTGMPYRNPSEYS; encoded by the coding sequence ATGGATATAAAAGTGGGAGATATTGTTGCCCGAAAGTCATATAAAGGGGATTTATTATTCCGAGTGATTGATATAAAAGTCATACAAGGAAATCAGCAAATGGTTATTCTTTATGGTGAAGATGTAAGACTAATAGCAGATGCTCCTTATCAAGATTTGATGAAGATAGATGAGAATGAGAAGGTTGAGAGAAAGCGTAAGGAAGATGAGATAATGGAGAATTCCTTTCGACTTTTTCGACAAGATTATCATCTGATTCGGCAAAAAAATGAATACAATGCTACAGGTGGATATAAAAATGAGCAAGATTTCTTTCAAATGCCAGGGCGAGTCCTTCATATTGATGGAGACCCAGTTTATCTAAAAAAGTGCCTTTCACTTTATGAAAAAATTGGGGTCCCTGTCTATGGAGTACATTGTAATGAAAAAGAAATGCCCGAAAAGGTTGGCGAGCTAATTGATCGTTATCGCCCTGATATATTAGTTATAACCGGACATGATGCATATTCAAAGTCTAAGGGAAAACTGTCTGAGTTAAAAGCGTATCGTCATTCATTGCACTTTGCCCAGACTGTTCGACAAGCCCGAAAGAAAGTTCCTCATCTTGATCAGCTAGTTATTTTTGCTGGTGCATGCCAATCCCATTTTGAGTCACTTATCCGTGCTGGAGCAAACTTTGCTAGTTCACCCTCAAGAGTAAATATTCATGCGTTAGATCCAGTTTATATTGTTGCTAAAATTAGTTTTACCCCATTTGTTGAGAGGGTAAATGTATGGGACGTTCTAAGAAACACGCTAACAGGTGATAAGGGACTAGGTGGAGTGGAAACAAGAGGTCTCTTAAGAACTGGCATGCCATATCGTAATCCTAGTGAATATTCATGA